From one Clostridia bacterium genomic stretch:
- the dacB gene encoding D-alanyl-D-alanine carboxypeptidase/D-alanyl-D-alanine-endopeptidase, translating to MRNYRLHLILFLLFALALQLSAAERKDLAKRVDEVLAQPDAARGFWGIEIVSLDSGKTLYSQNAEKLFTPASNTKLFTTAAALALVGPDHRFRTTIETAGTVDKYGRLSGDLVLVGRGDPNLSGRTLPYNLRTERKLPAIKALEELADQIVAKGVKVIDGDIVADDSYFAFERYGEGWSQDDLVWEWGAPVSALTINDNVLFVSILPADRAGDKAFVSVTPFPEYYRIDNRVMTTPPGTGPRKVYISREPGSEQLTLWGNIPLDDVGAAESLAIEDPADYAAKLLSRLLQRRGVVTYGRTRTRHTELAALSTFSVTTLASAGGGNEARMHPQAISPLVLGSYESAPIAQDLRVINKVSQNLHAEILLRLLGREKGAGGTIEGGLEVIRGWLVQVGIRPEEYAFYDGSGLSRQNLVTPDAVVKLLTYVSRQPWGAQFQDTLPVGGIDGSLADRFKSATMLSRVKAKTGSLGHVNALSGYATTMKGEHVAFSILVNNHTMPSKKMLEAMDSIVEAMVNDTRKK from the coding sequence ATGCGGAACTATCGGCTCCACCTCATTCTCTTCCTGCTCTTCGCTCTCGCGTTGCAGCTTTCTGCAGCCGAGCGAAAAGACCTGGCCAAGCGCGTTGACGAAGTGCTGGCTCAGCCCGACGCTGCCCGTGGCTTCTGGGGCATTGAGATCGTCAGCCTTGACTCCGGCAAGACTCTCTACTCGCAGAACGCTGAGAAGCTGTTCACTCCGGCATCGAACACAAAGTTATTCACGACGGCTGCGGCGCTGGCGCTTGTTGGACCGGATCATCGCTTCCGCACCACCATCGAAACCGCAGGGACTGTGGACAAATACGGTCGCCTAAGCGGCGATCTTGTGCTGGTGGGCCGCGGCGATCCGAACCTCTCCGGCCGCACCCTGCCGTACAACCTGCGTACCGAACGCAAGCTGCCGGCCATCAAAGCGCTGGAAGAACTCGCCGACCAGATCGTTGCCAAAGGCGTGAAGGTGATCGACGGCGACATCGTGGCGGACGATTCCTATTTCGCATTCGAACGCTACGGAGAAGGCTGGTCTCAGGACGACCTTGTCTGGGAGTGGGGCGCGCCCGTATCGGCACTGACCATCAATGACAACGTGCTGTTCGTCTCCATTCTGCCGGCCGATCGGGCGGGCGATAAGGCGTTCGTCAGCGTTACGCCGTTCCCCGAGTACTACCGCATCGACAATCGAGTCATGACCACGCCTCCGGGCACAGGGCCGCGCAAGGTTTACATCAGCCGCGAACCCGGCTCGGAGCAATTAACCCTCTGGGGCAACATTCCGTTGGACGATGTTGGCGCGGCCGAGTCGCTCGCCATAGAGGATCCGGCCGACTACGCGGCCAAACTCCTGAGCCGTCTGCTCCAGAGGCGTGGTGTCGTAACCTACGGTCGAACCCGCACGCGCCACACGGAACTCGCGGCGCTGAGCACGTTCTCCGTAACAACGCTCGCGTCTGCGGGCGGCGGCAACGAAGCGAGAATGCATCCGCAGGCGATTTCGCCACTGGTACTAGGCTCGTACGAGTCTGCGCCGATCGCGCAGGACCTTCGGGTCATCAACAAGGTCAGCCAGAATTTGCATGCGGAAATCTTGCTCAGATTGCTGGGGCGCGAAAAAGGCGCAGGCGGCACCATCGAGGGCGGACTGGAAGTGATCCGCGGATGGCTGGTGCAGGTCGGCATCCGTCCCGAAGAGTATGCGTTCTACGATGGGTCAGGACTGTCACGCCAAAACCTGGTGACGCCGGATGCGGTCGTAAAGTTGCTGACGTATGTCAGCAGGCAACCGTGGGGCGCGCAGTTCCAGGACACATTGCCGGTGGGCGGCATTGATGGCTCGCTGGCAGATCGCTTCAAATCAGCGACCATGCTGAGTCGCGTAAAAGCGAAAACCGGATCGTTGGGTCATGTGAACGCATTGTCAGGCTACGCGACCACGATGAAGGGCGAACACGTGGCGTTTTCGATCCTTGTCAACAACCACACGATGCCTTCGAAGAAGATGCTGGAAGCGATGGACAGTATCGTTGAGGCGATGGTGAACGATACCAGGAAGAAATGA
- a CDS encoding DUF3891 family protein produces MIVRPAGNAHVAPKPNGFIPVWQAVEKTQKLRAERYWLITQPDHATLSGRLAASFAPEQFPDLSPEVVHCIGLHDAGWEPFDGVLPSPQTPSLGADGKPLTFTEMKPKTFLTAWSGSVARAVALTPLGGAMVSQHFCWLAKHRLRNPEDSPEDVQHIQQFVETEKHRQRSLAEQGATHEPVSRLLEILQFCDLLSLYICCGATDDVEFPQDFGRGPVRLRRSSGSAVLEPSPLAASAGFEVAGFVFPGPSTPPDVVTVNCELR; encoded by the coding sequence ATGATTGTTCGTCCGGCAGGTAACGCGCATGTCGCGCCGAAACCGAATGGTTTTATCCCCGTGTGGCAGGCGGTTGAGAAGACGCAGAAGCTTCGCGCCGAGCGCTACTGGCTCATCACGCAACCGGACCACGCTACGCTCTCCGGTCGCCTGGCAGCCAGCTTCGCCCCAGAGCAGTTCCCTGATCTCTCGCCCGAAGTTGTCCACTGCATTGGCCTGCATGATGCAGGTTGGGAGCCCTTCGATGGAGTTCTTCCGTCGCCGCAGACACCATCACTCGGGGCAGATGGCAAGCCCTTGACCTTCACTGAAATGAAGCCCAAGACGTTTCTCACGGCGTGGAGCGGCTCCGTCGCTCGCGCCGTGGCACTCACACCTCTGGGCGGGGCAATGGTCAGCCAGCACTTCTGCTGGCTCGCGAAGCACCGCTTACGCAACCCGGAAGATAGTCCGGAAGACGTGCAGCACATTCAGCAGTTTGTTGAAACTGAAAAGCATCGGCAGCGCTCGCTGGCCGAGCAGGGCGCGACACACGAGCCCGTATCAAGGTTGCTGGAAATCCTGCAATTCTGCGATCTTCTATCGCTATACATATGTTGTGGGGCGACTGACGATGTCGAGTTCCCGCAGGATTTCGGTCGAGGACCAGTGCGCCTGCGCCGGAGTTCGGGCTCCGCTGTCCTAGAACCATCGCCTTTGGCGGCGTCTGCGGGTTTCGAGGTTGCCGGCTTTGTCTTCCCCGGCCCTTCAACTCCGCCGGACGTTGTCACGGTCAATTGTGAGCTGCGGTAA
- a CDS encoding DUF488 family protein translates to MPIAIKRAYETPTPDDGFRVLVDRLWPRGIKKDDAQIDLWVRDLSPSDNLRKWFHAHTTQWLTFRRRYLAELAQESASESLEQLHEVVRSKRMVTLVYSARDPVRNNAVVLKQLLDGARKPPSSTGPVKEGATAARRARARR, encoded by the coding sequence ATGCCTATTGCGATCAAGCGCGCCTACGAAACTCCGACGCCGGACGACGGATTCCGCGTGCTCGTCGATCGTCTCTGGCCACGTGGCATCAAGAAAGACGATGCGCAGATTGATCTCTGGGTGCGCGACCTTTCACCGTCGGACAACTTGCGAAAGTGGTTCCACGCGCATACAACCCAGTGGCTGACGTTCCGCAGGCGCTATCTTGCAGAACTGGCGCAAGAATCTGCGTCAGAATCACTGGAGCAGCTGCATGAAGTTGTGCGCAGCAAGCGCATGGTGACACTCGTGTACTCCGCTCGCGACCCGGTTCGAAATAATGCCGTGGTGCTGAAACAGTTGCTGGATGGCGCGCGCAAACCTCCGTCCAGTACCGGGCCGGTTAAAGAAGGCGCCACGGCTGCCCGTCGCGCGAGAGCCCGTCGATGA
- a CDS encoding cytochrome c: MRVFLKSATMLLLLGFLVGCQVERRKSDQELGLNAEQARGRRVYDNQCIRCHEPYSSRELHGPSLAKTYKKPYLPSGIPVNDDRMRDVILMGKTKMPAFNQTLTEKQLQDLLAYLKTL; the protein is encoded by the coding sequence ATGCGAGTGTTTCTGAAATCTGCGACGATGCTGCTGTTGCTTGGGTTCCTGGTGGGCTGCCAGGTCGAGCGCCGCAAGAGCGACCAGGAATTGGGCCTGAACGCAGAGCAGGCGCGTGGCCGCCGCGTCTACGACAACCAGTGCATACGCTGCCACGAGCCATACTCGTCGCGCGAACTGCATGGGCCGAGTCTGGCAAAGACTTACAAAAAACCTTACCTGCCGAGCGGAATTCCCGTAAACGATGACCGCATGCGCGACGTGATTCTCATGGGTAAGACCAAAATGCCCGCCTTCAACCAGACGCTGACCGAGAAGCAGTTGCAGGACCTGCTCGCCTATCTCAAGACGCTTTGA